The Lemur catta isolate mLemCat1 chromosome 6, mLemCat1.pri, whole genome shotgun sequence sequence aatACGGCCCCTGTATAAGGATGACGTGCAAATTCGTGAAGTTTtccatataaagaaataaatttttaaaataaacaaaaaaaacttgaaaaaggtttatagaataaggatataaacaAAGACCTGTACAATGTATTTGTGGtttgggtgttttttttgttttttttgagacagggtcttgctctgttgcctgggccagcagagtacagtggtgtgatcatagctcactgcaacttcaaactgctgggctcaagtgatcctcctggctcagcctcccgagtagctaggactacaggtgtgtgccaccatgctcagctaattttttaaaaattttttttagagagggggtcttgctacattgcccaggctggtcttgaactcccagcctcaagtgatcattggcctcccaaagtgccagggttatagacatgagccactgcacctggtctgtttgtgttttaagctaagagTTATCACAAAagagtccaaaaaaaaaaaaaaaatcgaaagatttaaaaagtttataaaataaaaaagttacagtaagctagggttaatttatcattgaaaaaagaaaaatttttacataaatttagtgtagcctaagtgtacagtatttatttataaagccTACAAAAATGTACAATAATGTCTTCACACTCACTACTCACTGACTTACCCAGAGCAGCTTCCAGTCCTGTaggctccattcatggtaaatgcccTATCCAGGTGTaccatttatcttttatattgtatttttactgtaccttttctatgtttagatacacaaagacttaccattgtgttataattgcctacagtatttagtacagtaacatgttacACTGATgtgtagtctaggagcaatacGCTATACTGTGCAGCCTAGGTGTgtaataggctataccacctaggtttgtgtaagtgcgcTCTGTGAGGTTCACAGAACGAAATTGCCTAATGacccatttctcagaacacaCCCTATGGTTAAAGACGTATGGCTACACAGACAAGAACAAGACAACTCTAAAAGATTAATTAAGATGTCCGAGGTCACAGGGTTAGTGTGAGGGCACCACCATTTGAGTTCTGGTTGGTCTGACTCCAAAACTCACACAAACCCTTTCAGCTCCAGGCAGCAGGAAACACCATAGCAGTCTTGCATGGAATAATGTTTGTTAACCTTGGGATCCTGACTTAATTGCTTCCAAATAAAACAAAGGCAAAGGCTGAGGCTGTCACTTAAGTCAGAATTCCATGTAGGCCTCTGCCATTATGGGTCACTGGCAGCAGGTCTGACTTCTATGCTCCTCAGCAGACAGCCGCAAAAGTCTGAGGTCGAGCCCGAGCATCCCGCCCTGcactccccaacccccaccgTGCACGCACCTGTTTGAGATCCCCACCACAAGTCTCTAGAGCTTTCTTGCAATTTACAAAGGAGTAGCCTGTTTTCCGCCGCAACTTCATGAGAAGTTCCTTGTTGGAGGCCGAGGAGGACAGCCAGGAACCAGTGTGAAATGTGTGCCATAGCGGAGGCGACTGAAGCAGAAGGGACCCCGCCTGGAGGAGTTAAGAAAAAAAGGGATGAGAAGTAGGAAGCAGCGAAATGCGGGGCGCAGTGGGCACATCTGTAGGGAAGAGACCTTAGGGCTCGGGAAATATGGAAAAGGAagctcgggggtggggggggggctggaCTGCGAGGAGACAAAGCCGTCGGGGGAAGGGTGGGATGGGGTCGCACGGGGTCGGGGGAAGGGAAGGGTACGCTCCAGGCACACAGGAGAGCTGCAAGAAAGGCAGGTCGATAACGGGGCCAGGACACCTCACCGGGCAACTCCTGGTCCGCGAGACCAGGCAGAGGCTCAATGACCGCAGCAGCGACATCTTTCTGGTCGCAGTACACCTCCACCACCTGGCGCACCAGTGAGGCAACAGACCTACGGCGGGGCGGAAGGGCCAGAACTCTCCACCTGAACACGCCAAACGAGGATAGCGCCACCTGCTGGTCGGAGGGGCACAGTCGCTTCCTCTACTTGGTTTACAGAGACTATGTATTTCACACGGGAATTACCCCTCAGGTAAAATAACGGAATGCAAGAAATAAAGTTGTCAAAAAACAATACAAGACATGTAGGTAACActtaatgtttctttattttcaatgcGCTTTTATATTCATTATCCAGTTATGACTCATCACAAACTTGTGAGGTAGGTGGGTGGGTTCAGAAATTTGCCCAATATCAAATCGGACAGGAAAGTCCTTTCAACAAAccgaataaatattttttgacggagcaaaatatttgttgaacacctactgtgtgccaggaactgtgggGATTAGAGATGAGTAAACCACAGCCCTACTCTCCAAAGTAATCTAATGGTGAGAAAATGAGGGTTATGTCCATGCAAGACAAAGTAAGGTCCCCTAAGAtgaaaaaacagtgaaaaagtcTCAGGGAGAAAGAAATCACATCCAAGCAAGAGGCTCAGGAAAAGCTTTTTTCAGGAAAGAGGCAAAGAATAATGAAGATTTTGACAGGTAGCAGTAGCCCTTCCAAGCAGGGAATCATCATAAAGAATGGAGGAAGAAGTCAGGAAATTTTAGTGTGGGTTTAGAGAACAGAGAATAGACTTTTTATAATTTGGCCAAGGTCCAATTCATGTAGGAAAGGAGTAGGAAATGAAGTAGAAAGACAATTTGGGAATCACATGGAATAGACTAAGTACCAATCAGAGAAGCTTGTTTTTCTTCCATAGGTGGTAAAAGCTATTCAGAGCTGATTTCAGAAGTTCAGAAGAGTTTGCAGAATAGCTTGAAGGAGAGAGAATGGCCACAGAGAGTCCAGAGGAAGTGACTATGTGGCTATGCAGTAAGTAAAGACAGCCCCAACCAGAGGTGCCAcattgggaagagaaaaaaggtgAGGACAAAGCACATTAGGATGGAAGGACTGACAAAGCTTGGAAgtctaaagaaaaatcaaaagtgaaaagAACCTAGTACTCAGGCCAATGTTCTTCTGCACAAAATGATGTTCTGTAATCAGGGCTCCAATTCCAAGAAGGATGAAGAAGCTACAGTCCAAAGGACAGATCTGCAGCTTATCCCCAGttgctggggtgggaggacttCATCCAGTTAGAACCATGGTCCCTGCAGACCAGACTTTAGCTCTGAAAGCAAGAAACAGGTGGTCTGAAGCTTCTtgctcctcagcccctggcaaaaACTGAGTTCTTTGGATGCAGAAGTGATTTTTAATGCTTATTTGTTGCCCTTTAGAAAAATTCCACagaatttggttttttaaaaagtccattctGTATAAACAGACAGCACCAGGACTACAAGTGATCAGTGACAGTCTCTCTCTGCAGCCACTGCTCTCACAACCCACTTACTTCCCTTGCCCCTAAAAATCCTGTATATTCTCCCATCCTCCTCCTGTGAGAACAGGAGCTGGGAACCTCCTTGGTGCTCTAACTCCAGTGCTGCCCAGGCTCTAGGATTCCTAATAAGCAGGCATCTCCCTGCACCAGCCCAAGAGTATCTGGGGGaacaaagagggaaaaaggaaaaagagaggccAGGGAAATCCATCCTTTCTGGTCTTTCTGTTTAGGGCTCTGTGGAATGGCTTTGGAGACAGGCACTTCCTTCATTAGGGCAAAAGGTTGAGAAGAACAGAAGGGGTGATGTCAAGCAGGTCTTGGTTCCCTGTGCCTGGCCCTATAAATGTTGACATTCTCATCCTCACATCGCTGGACCAGCTCCAGCTGGAAATGCTGGGGCAGGAAATGCTGAAAGAAGCTCTCTGTCCCATGTTCCTCTCTCATCGTGGAGGCCAGATAGATGGTGCCATGGGGCCCGCACAGATGTTGGAGGGTCCCCAGCAGCAGTGGAAAGGTGGGTTCCAGGTACACGATATCAGCCCCCAGCACCAGGTCATAGTCTCCAGGGAAGACATGCTGGTCAATCCCCCAGGACAAGGCCCGGACCTGGGCCTGGCCTCCAGCTGGCACATTGGCCTGGACGTTGCCCTGGATCTGTTCTAGGGCCAGAGGCAGGTCAGTGATGGTAACATCCCCCcctgagagagaggaaggaggagaaatgcAAGTCAGAGGGACCTTCTGTGTCTGGAAGGTCCAGGGACCTCAGGGCATAAAGGACAATGTCTTGATAGCCTGAAGCCCACACTGGTTTTTAGTTGTCCTAATTACCCTTTCACACACTGCCATTCTCATTACTCTACATTCTACAACATCAACATTCTCTCTGAGCTAATCTTCAATCTCTGCCCAACATACCACAATCAGATGTCAGCAGAAGCCTTGGCAGGCTTCAGCTGGAGATGGGCTATGCACCCACCCCCACTGACACGAGCCCTCCATAGGGGTCTGGAAAGCTTCCCAGAAGGCGTGACCTCAGCTGAGCTCTAAAGGACAAGTAGGAGTTAGTCAGGTGGAGCTTTCCAAGAAAAGAACAGTGAGTACAAAGGCCTGGCAGTGAAAAAGCATGGCATATTCAAGGAAGGCTGGATCTTACAGGTTCTGGAGTGGGGAGAAAAGTGTCAAGACATGAGATGAGAGGAAAGTGATTATGACATGCTAAGGAGACTCAGGTTTGATCCTGAGGGCAGTAAGTTTTAAGAGCAGAAGTAGGAGTGAAGATGATCAGATTAGCAACTCAGAAAGCTTCATTCatgcaataaatatatatactgaaCACCTACTAAGTGCTGGGTATATAGTAGTGAGCAAGACAAAACCTCAGCCTTCCTTGCATTTTATTCTAGAGGCAGAGGCACATTAGGTACTGCAAAAGTAACCATTTAATAACCATCGTGATAACTATTATAGAAAGAGATGCAGGAAGTActaagaattcattcattcattaatatttattatgtgcctatatgccaggtactgagAACACAGCAGTGAACCAAGCAGACAAGATTCCCCCTGACATGGAGCTTATAGTCCAGTGGTAAGAAACACAacaaacaggccgggcgtggtggctcacgcctgtaatcctagcactcttgggaggccgaggcaggaggatcgtttgagctcaggagttcgagaccaacctgagcaaaagcgagaccccatctctactaaaaatagaaaggaattacatggacaactaaaaatatatatagaaaaattagccgggcatggtggcacatgcctctagtctcacgtactggggaggctgaggcaggagaatctcttgagcccgggagtttaaggttgctgtgagctaggctgacacaacggcattctagcctgggcaacagagtgagactctgtctcaaaaaaaagaaacacaacaaactaaataaaataaaacaaaatacattgtATATGAGATAGTAAAAACTGCTACATTGTATATGAAACAGTAAAAGCTGCTACATTGAAGTACCAAGCCAGGAAGGAGGATAAGAATTGCTTGAAGGATGGGGCagggaatataattttaaattgcatggTTCAGAAAAGCTTCCCTGAGCTGATTGCATCTGGGCAAAGACCTGGAGAAAGCAATAGAGCAAATCACAGGGCTCTCTCAAGCTAAAGTCTACCACACAACAgaccagcaagtgcaaagactCTGAGGGAGGAGTGTGCTTGGCAGGTATGAAGAACAGCAGGAGGGCccgtggctggagcagagtgagtgaAGGGGATAACAGTAGGGATCAGAGCATAATCAAGGCCTTCTAAGACTGTGAGAAATCTGGCTTTTAGTCTGAGTGATATGGGAAGCTGCGGGagaattttaaagggaaaaatggcATACACTGACTTATGCTTTAAGAGGCGCACTTGGGCTGCTGTGGGAAAGACTGCAGAAGGGCAAGGTCAGATccaaggagaccagttaggaggtgGCTGCAAGGACCCAGGTGAGAGATGAGATTTGAACCAGGGAAGTAGCAATGGCTAAGAAGTAGTCAGATCCTGAATATATTTTCGAGACAGAGTCCACAGTATTTGCCAACAGATTGGATATGAAATATCGGAAAGAGAGAGCAGCTCAGGATGGTTCCCAGCTAGAAGACCAAATTACCATTCACTTAGATAAGGAAGGCTGCAGAAGGGGCAGATTTGGGCAGGAAGATCACACATCCATTTCTGGAcacattaagtttgagatgtccATCAGACAACCACATGAAGATACTGAGTAGGCAGTAGGTTATGCAAATAACTCTGGAGATAGAAATGGGACAGTCATAGAGTCATGATTATAAAAACGACATTTAAAGCCATGAGGTGATAGGATTGCTTAGGAGTGTGTGTACAGAGAAAGGAGGGGGTCAAAAGACTGCCCCTGAGCCTGGAGGCACTCAAATTTTCAGTTGTGAAAATGAGAAGGAACCAAcaaaagagaatggaaaggagTGCCAGTGAGGTAAGCAGAAACCAGAAGTGTGGTGTCCTGGAAACCAAAGGAAGTATTCCAAGGAGGAGGTAGTATCAGTGTCAAATGCAAAGTCAACAAAGGTGGTCTGAGAACTGGCTCTTGGGTTTAACAAGATGGAGTCAAAACTGAAGCTCACAACCCAAATTAGAGAAACTGGAGTGAACGGGGCATGCTGGACTGAAAATCTGATTGGCATGGattgagtaaaaataaaaagagaggaacTAGAGACAGTCAGTATTAACtcttgagttttgttttaaagtgaAGCAGAGAAATGGGGTGGTAGCTAGAAGGAGATGTAGGATCAAGGGTTTTTTCTGAGAAAGGATAgtacatttatatgcatatttatattccatatatatatggaatgatccagagagaaggaaaaactgataatGCAGGAGAGATGGGCATGGGGGTAGGGATTGCTGGAAAATGTCTTTGAATAGGTGGGAAGGCTTGAGGTCTTGTGACAAGTGAAGGGCTTGACCTTACCTAGCAGTGCTTTCGTCCACGGTAACAGGCGAGAAGGTGGTGCACACAGACACGGACACGGTTAGGTGAGCAGATGTTGTGATAGGAACACAACACGGTGGATGTtttatgagaaaacagaagcaatcaGAAGAGATAAGAAACACAGTCATCAGCTGAGGGTGAAGATAGTACTTGGAAGTTTAAAGAACAAGAAGGTAAGAAACAGATGTTTAGGAGAGTGGAAGAACAAGTGAACAAGGGAAGTATAATAGGCTAGCTGGGTAACAGTTAAGACCTACTTGAGGTCAGTGATAACAAATTTAAGATGACACCAGTTAGCACAGTTATGTATCCACTAGGAGGGGCAAAGGGCCTAAGCTAGCCTGGGGGTGGGACTGTCAAGAGGCTTTCCCTTCAAAGTGATGTTTCAGCTGAGCAATGAAGGATGCATATGGTAAAAGGGTTTGAGGTAGAAAGTACAGCCTGTGTGAAGACTCCAAGGAAGGGAACATCAAAGTAGGTttgagggctgggcacagtggctcacacctgtaatcctagcattgtgGGAAGCCGaagcgggaagatcacttgagcccagaagttcaaggctgcaatgagctatgatcgcatcattgcacaccagcctgggccacaaagcCAGTCCCtatctctcttaaaaaaaaaaaaaaaaaaaggcaggcgaggtggcttacgcctgtaatcctagcactctgggaggccgaggcaggtggatcactcaagatcgggagttcaagaccagcctgggcaagagcgagaccccgtctctactaaaaatataaagaaattatctggccaactaaaatatatattgaaaaaaattagccgggcatggtggtgcatgcctgtagtcccagctactcgggaggctgaggcagtaggatctcttaagcccaggagtttgaggttgctgtgagctaggctgacgccacggcactcactctagcccgggcaacaaagcaagactctgtctcaaaaaaaaaaaaaaaaaaagtaggtttgAGGAACTGACTGAAGGGCAATAGGCAGCCCAAGGAGGATAGGAGGGGAGGAGGCACAGAAAGGCTGGAGAGGGAAGCAGGACCTTGGAGGCCATGCAAAGGGTATGGGTTCTATCCTGAAAGCAATGAGAAGCCATGAAAAAGATTTGGGATGGGGGTGCATGAGTACAGTTccattttgaaaagatcactctgACTGCTGGGTAGAGAGGACAGAGGTCTAGGCAGGGACAAGAAGTCAAAGCAACAAGACTATTTTGACTAAGTAGCAGTCCAGGcatgtggtggtggtggcttgGACTGGGGAGCTGtcaatggaaagggaaaaatgttaGAAGATTCAAGAGATTTTTAGGAGGTAAAATCAATAGGATTTGGGGATGAGAAACAAGGACATGTCAAAGGTGGTATCTAGGTTTCCCACTGGGTGGATGGTAGTTTGATTCACTGCAAAAGAGAAGCCTTGAGGAGAAACGGGTTTGGAGACGGGGGAGATCACAAGATCTAGTTTGGGCATGCCAAATGTCCCTCTGAAGAAGCTTGAAGGCTCTTGAGAAAATCCAAGCAAGAAATGGAAGTGGACTGAACTAGAGATGGTGGCAAGAGGAGAAGACAATTGGGGAAGTATTAAGAACGTATAACCCCTGAGACTGGTTGATTGCTGGGATATGAGGAGAGAAGGCAAGGGACAAGATGACACCCAGATTTCTGACCTGGCAGCCGAATAGGGGGTAAAGAAAGAGAAGCCAGTCTAGAAGCAAGTGAAGGTAGGTGTTCCCATCCATGTTATAtgccttttctcccctttttaaCATAACTGCCTTTCTCTCATCTGCCCATCCTTCATGCAAAAACTGCTGTTGATACTCCTTTCATTGTTTCTGAGCCTGCTTGAGTTCACACTGTTCACCTCCTTCTCACCTGACAGAGCCTCCCCTTGAGGGATTGCAGGGAGTCCATGTGGACATGGACAGAGCATGCCCAAAGGCTCTATGCATCCTCATCATCGTTCTTTTACTATAACATCTTCCCCTATCTCGTCCACTCGACCATAAGCTCCCTGGGCAGAGGAAATCTGTCTTATTCGTTGTTGAATCCCAATACTAGCATGATTCTTGGCACACAGGGGACCTGGAATACGTATTGGCTGAATGAATAGAATAATGAATGCCTGCCTCTGGGAAGACTTCCCTTAATGTGACCTAATTCTGTGCCTATGAACAAGGACATGTTAATTTGCATTCCTAGGGAGACGACTTCATAAGAGTTTTTAAATGAGTGCTTTCCGTGTGGAGTTTTATCTTCCCATTAGATTATAAGGTAAGGAAGTTTCATTTGTAGTTTTTGGTTCTTGACAAAACTGAAGCAAAATTTTCCTTACCGTTTCCTTTTTCAAGTCTGCAGTGTCTAATTCCTACCTCCACTTCCCACAAAACACAGCCTAACCCTCAGAAACTCATAAGCTTGTTTGTACTAGCAATAAAAACCTAAACCatctaaaatatattcataataagGTTATAAAGCACTCAtggggtttatttatttatttattcattatttttagagaaaaggtctcactctgtcccctgggctggagtacagtggtatgattatagctcactgaaacctccagctcccaggctcaagtgatcctcctgcctcagcgtccagAGTAGCCAAGaatacaggcatatgccaccatgcctggctacattttttattttttgtagacatggagtctgtctatgttgctcaggctggtctcaaactcctagcctcttgtgatcctcccaccttggcctcccagagtgctgggattacaggcatgagccacggcacctgtCCACTCATAAGGTTTAATATTCGAAGGtcggccgggctcggtggctcatgcctgtaatcctagcactgtgggaggccaaggtgggaagattgcttgaagttcaggagttcaagaccagcctgagcaagagtgagacaccgtatccactaaaaatagaaaaaaacaattagctgggcaactaaaaacagaaaaaattagccaggcatggtggtgcatgcctgtagtcccacctactggggaggctgaggcaggagaatcgcttgagcccaggagtttgaggttactgtgagctaggctgatgccatggtactctagctcaggcaacacagcgagactttgtctcaaaaaaaaaaaaaaaaaatactagctgGTCTCTCTCCCTGCAGGGTATCCCCATATATGCATTTTGACAGAAGACCATGTCCAAAAGCAAAGGAGATTATACGTAATAGCATTCTCCATGAAatcacaaaaaagcaaaaaggtagaaacaacttcTACAAGGCCTGCCTAATTTTATTTCCTACCCTCAAATCAACCACCCTGGGTGCTCTGACAGCCAATCAGCGCTGTCTGGCACGAAGAAGCGGGcgtggggaggggtgaggaggggaatTTGTTAAAAGGAAGGGACTGTACTAGGCCTAAAGTACTCCCCTCTCCCAAGAATTCACGAAGTGACAGTTTCTCCTCCTCcctacccgccccccccccgcgGCAAAGCCAGCTCACGCACCCTGCAGCGCTGCCAAGATGCCCACGATGCCCGTCCCCGCGCCCAGTTCGATCACCTTCTTGCCTCGGAAATCCATATTTTGACTCTCGAAATAACTGCACAGGCTCAGAGCCTacgggagaaaagagagaaagaagactgTCGCTGTGAGGACTCCATCTGGAAGAGGCGGAGTCGGGGGCTGGACCTCCCAGGGACCCTCACCCGGGCTGCCCACTCCTCACCGCATCCCACACGCCCGCCGCCACCCCGAGGCGAGACCCAAAGTTCTGCGTGATGCTCAGCACATGCCCACAGAAGGAGAACTGGCTCTTTTCGGAGTAAGAGTCCGCGAAGAGCCCGACCTCCCGTGGAAACACCGATTCGGGCTCTGATTCGGGATCTGGGTCGGGGTCAGCCATCCGGCGGAGACAGCGCCGGAGCACCGCGGCCGGCTCTGGAATCGCTGGTCTGTGGCGGGCTGGAGGCTGGGGCCGCGGACCGTCTCGGCTTCCCAGTGGCAAGAGCCCCGCCTCCCCGAGTttgccctccctcctccagttTTGCTTCCTGGAGGTGGAGTGAGGAGCTGTCCCTCCCGCCCGGGTCCCTAGCGCATTCCCGATCCGAGTCACGCTGAACCACACGGGTCAGCCCCAGCAGACTGGTGCGAGAccgggagagaggggagagggggacgAGTGACTCTACTGCTGGAGGCAGGGTCCCCCAGGTCCCTCCTACCTATGGGGTGCACTGGTGCTGTAACCAGACGGTAGCCCAGACCAGGCAGATACAAGCTAAGGGGAAATGTTGGGTGCCTGGGTCTGGCCTCGCCGGCCGGGTTAGGGACTAGCGGCGGGGAGGCGCCTCCCTGCACCCGCCGGGCACGTCCTCCCAGCCCAGGCCGGACGAATTCGCTCTTGGGTCTTTAAGGGGCGGGGTCCGATCCCAGCGGCGAGAC is a genomic window containing:
- the LOC123639583 gene encoding elongation factor Ts, mitochondrial isoform X4, with protein sequence MADPDPDPESEPESVFPREVGLFADSYSEKSQFSFCGHVLSITQNFGSRLGVAAGVWDAALSLCSYFESQNMDFRGKKVIELGAGTGIVGILAALQGGEFWPFRPAVGLLPHWCARWWRCTATRKMSLLRSLSLCLVSRTRSCPAGSLLLQSPPLWHTFHTGSWLSSSASNKELLMKLRRKTGYSFVNCKKALETCGGDLKQAEVWLHKQAQKEGWSKAAKLHGRKTKEGLIGLLQEGNTTVLVEVNCETDFVSKNLRFQQLVQQVALGTMLHCQSLKDQVSTYSKGFLNSSELSGLPAGPDREGSLKDQLAVAIEQWSPNLAACQNHLGIKNTQIWGSFLGKLIQ
- the LOC123639583 gene encoding EEF1A lysine methyltransferase 3 isoform X5, which produces MADPDPDPESEPESVFPREVGLFADSYSEKSQFSFCGHVLSITQNFGSRLGVAAGVWDAALSLCSYFESQNMDFRGKKVIELGAGTGIVGILAALQGGDVTITDLPLALEQIQGNVQANVPAGGQAQVRALSWGIDQHVFPGDYDLVLGADIVYLEPTFPLLLGTLQHLCGPHGTIYLASTMREEHGTESFFQHFLPQHFQLELVQRCEDENVNIYRARHREPRPA